From the genome of Ammoniphilus sp. CFH 90114, one region includes:
- a CDS encoding Hsp20/alpha crystallin family protein produces the protein MDKLKQWLEIAQQNQPKQFWNNVFHPSSKQDGNISSLDDRKVKFPTADIYVNDTSVTVIIELPGLTKNDIEILISYNKLVIKGNMPAPTGSMQSIQTERRYGPFERVLELPEPTEARHVQARFDHGLLILTYMRRNNPAEKVFIE, from the coding sequence GCCCAAGCAATTTTGGAATAATGTTTTTCATCCCTCATCAAAACAAGATGGTAACATATCGAGTCTTGATGATAGAAAAGTAAAATTTCCGACTGCTGATATCTATGTGAATGATACTTCTGTTACGGTCATTATTGAGCTTCCAGGCTTAACAAAGAATGATATTGAAATATTAATCTCCTATAACAAATTGGTGATCAAGGGGAATATGCCTGCACCCACAGGAAGTATGCAATCTATACAAACAGAAAGAAGATATGGTCCGTTTGAAAGAGTCCTTGAGCTTCCGGAGCCAACCGAAGCGAGACACGTTCAGGCAAGATTTGACCATGGTCTTTTAATCTTAACTTACATGAGGAGAAACAATCCGGCAGAGAAAGTATTTATTGAATAA
- a CDS encoding spore germination protein has translation MLLPNLVGSVNINNNAYGGIHGAINFGNAVHVTPKRSISIFIGSGGGNTGNFIKTNNLLSTTNTGLISLKDQIISENQ, from the coding sequence ATGCTACTTCCCAATCTCGTTGGATCCGTAAATATTAATAATAATGCTTATGGAGGGATTCATGGAGCAATAAACTTCGGTAATGCCGTCCATGTTACACCTAAGAGATCTATCTCTATCTTTATTGGTTCAGGGGGAGGAAATACAGGAAACTTCATTAAAACAAATAACCTACTCTCCACTACGAATACGGGACTTATTTCACTAAAGGATCAAATCATAAGCGAGAATCAATAA
- a CDS encoding sulfite exporter TauE/SafE family protein has protein sequence MEFSLYLVMLGLGIFGSFFSALLGIGGAIINYPLILYVPALLGVGYFNAQEVSSISMFQVFFASLAGVWAYRRHHDDRLIHKGLVLTMGISILIGSLVGGVLSRFFPNEAINMVYGLLAVVAVVLLLIPTRVREEAVNIDEVTFDKRLAITISLIVGLLSGVVGAGGAFILIPIMLTILKIPTRITIASSLAIVFLSAIGGTIGKLTTGYTPFLPTLFTVIGGLIGAPLGAIASKGINVKVLRYGLVVLISLTAMKIWSGILLD, from the coding sequence ATGGAATTTTCTCTATACCTTGTTATGCTGGGTCTCGGTATTTTTGGTTCTTTTTTTTCTGCGCTGCTGGGTATTGGAGGAGCGATTATTAATTATCCTTTAATCCTTTATGTACCGGCTCTTCTCGGTGTTGGATATTTTAATGCACAGGAAGTCTCTTCTATTAGTATGTTTCAAGTGTTTTTTGCTTCTCTCGCCGGAGTATGGGCTTACCGCCGACATCATGATGATCGTCTAATACATAAGGGTCTTGTACTAACGATGGGTATTAGTATCCTTATTGGGAGTTTAGTTGGGGGAGTGTTATCCCGGTTTTTCCCAAACGAAGCGATTAATATGGTTTATGGACTTCTAGCTGTCGTGGCTGTTGTCTTGTTGCTGATCCCGACGAGGGTTAGAGAAGAAGCAGTAAATATAGACGAAGTTACTTTTGATAAGCGCCTTGCCATAACGATCTCCTTGATCGTCGGGTTGTTGTCAGGGGTGGTAGGTGCAGGAGGGGCATTTATCTTAATTCCGATTATGTTAACCATATTAAAAATCCCCACCCGGATTACTATTGCATCTTCTTTAGCCATTGTTTTTTTATCAGCCATTGGGGGGACGATCGGTAAACTAACAACAGGCTACACCCCCTTCTTACCAACCTTATTTACCGTAATCGGTGGATTGATCGGGGCCCCATTAGGAGCAATAGCGAGTAAAGGAATAAACGTTAAAGTCCTAAGGTACGGATTAGTCGTTCTGATTTCTCTAACAGCGATGAAGATATGGTCAGGTATCTTGTTGGATTAG
- the fumC gene encoding class II fumarate hydratase produces the protein MKYRIERDSIGEIEVPEDKRWGAQTQRSVENFKIGTERMPLEVIKAFAILKRSAALVHEKLGKLSPHKVRAITLAAEEILQGDWDDHFPLVVWQTGSGTQTNMNVNEVIANRANEWLEQNGYPERVHPNDDVNKSQSSNDTFPTAMHIAGVLAIEDQVLPALARLKTTLKQKIEEMKDIVKIGRTHLQDATPLTLGQEISGWHRMIEKTENMMVDSLKTMRELAIGGTAVGTGLNAHPEFGPMMAEQIQVITGKSFVSAANKFHALTSHDEIVFVHGALKALAADLMKIANDVRWLASGPRSGIGEIKIPANEPGSSIMPGKVNPTQSEALTMVACQVMGNDSVIGFAASQGNFQLNVFKPVVIHNFLQSCRLLADAMISFNDRCIVDLQPERETIKRNVERSLMLVTALNPHIGYDHAAKIAKLAYNEGISLKEAATKLKLLTEEQFDSIVKPEDMIRPRED, from the coding sequence ATGAAGTATCGGATAGAAAGAGATTCTATAGGAGAAATAGAAGTACCGGAAGATAAACGATGGGGGGCGCAAACCCAGCGAAGTGTTGAAAATTTTAAGATCGGTACAGAAAGGATGCCTCTTGAAGTCATAAAAGCGTTTGCAATACTTAAGAGAAGCGCGGCATTGGTCCACGAGAAATTAGGCAAGCTTTCTCCTCATAAAGTAAGAGCGATTACTCTGGCTGCAGAGGAAATCCTTCAAGGAGATTGGGACGATCACTTTCCATTGGTTGTATGGCAAACGGGAAGTGGAACACAGACCAATATGAATGTTAATGAAGTCATTGCTAACCGGGCCAATGAATGGCTTGAACAAAATGGATATCCTGAACGAGTGCATCCTAATGATGATGTCAATAAATCTCAAAGCTCAAACGATACGTTCCCTACTGCCATGCATATCGCAGGGGTATTAGCCATAGAAGATCAGGTTTTACCGGCACTTGCCCGTTTGAAAACAACCCTTAAGCAAAAAATAGAGGAAATGAAGGATATCGTGAAGATTGGCCGTACTCATTTGCAGGACGCGACTCCCCTAACCCTCGGTCAAGAAATTAGTGGATGGCACCGGATGATAGAGAAAACGGAGAACATGATGGTGGATAGCCTAAAAACGATGAGGGAACTCGCGATAGGTGGAACTGCAGTAGGAACAGGGCTTAACGCTCACCCGGAATTTGGACCTATGATGGCTGAGCAGATCCAAGTAATAACTGGAAAATCATTCGTTTCTGCTGCTAACAAATTTCATGCTCTTACAAGTCACGATGAAATCGTATTTGTCCATGGGGCATTAAAGGCGTTAGCAGCTGATTTAATGAAAATAGCCAATGATGTCAGATGGCTGGCTAGTGGCCCTCGAAGTGGGATAGGAGAAATCAAAATTCCGGCTAATGAACCGGGGAGCTCGATCATGCCTGGTAAGGTTAATCCTACGCAAAGTGAGGCTTTAACCATGGTAGCTTGCCAAGTGATGGGAAATGATTCCGTTATTGGCTTCGCTGCAAGTCAGGGGAATTTTCAGTTGAATGTATTTAAGCCGGTTGTCATTCACAACTTTCTTCAGTCCTGCAGGCTGCTTGCTGATGCTATGATATCGTTTAACGATCGATGCATAGTGGACCTTCAGCCAGAGAGAGAGACGATTAAGCGGAACGTAGAGAGATCGCTCATGTTGGTTACAGCCCTCAATCCTCATATTGGTTATGATCATGCAGCTAAAATTGCCAAACTGGCTTATAACGAAGGCATTAGCTTAAAGGAAGCAGCAACGAAGCTTAAGTTATTAACGGAGGAACAGTTTGATTCGATAGTAAAACCAGAAGACATGATCCGACCAAGGGAGGATTAA
- a CDS encoding homocysteine synthase gives MKKSTTRSYQLDTLAVHGGQAPDPTTGSRAVPIYQTSSYVFHNTDHASRLFALDEPGNIYTRLGNPTTDVLEKRIAAMEGGVGAVATASGQAAISYAIMNIAHAGDEIVAATSLYGGTYNLFATTLPKYGIKVTFVDPSQPDNFRKAITENTKAIFAETIGNPKLDVLDIEGVANVAHAAGIPLIVDNTFGTPYLCRPIEWGADIVVHSATKWIGGHGTSIGGIIVDGGRFNWNSPKYPGFTEPDSSYQGVRYAIDFGSLAFITKVRVQLLRDMGACLSPFNAFMLLQGLETLHLRMRKHCENAVEIAEYLSSHPAVEWVSYPGLEGHPSYYLVQKYLPQGAGAVLNFGIKGGKEAGAKFIDSVSLWSHLANVGDAKSLVIHPASTTHQQLSDEQRKATGVTEDLIRASVGIEGAADLISDLNQALFSATGLAAGSDLEEGAAKQNIINDESVIRWVCLTSTVQEVNEDGQFIERPKTAALVGLSSNPARPSNRVARKMQRLGYKIIPVNPNETEVLGEKAYPDLKSVPEQIDIVQIFRSPEHAIAAAHEAAEVGTRVFWLQEGVVNEEAAAIAAEAGLNVVHNRCTYKEIQRYKGSMSTFKSEGVCFI, from the coding sequence ATGAAGAAATCTACGACGAGAAGCTATCAATTAGACACCCTTGCGGTGCATGGAGGGCAGGCCCCTGATCCTACAACGGGATCCCGTGCCGTACCGATTTATCAAACTAGTTCTTATGTTTTTCACAATACGGATCATGCAAGCCGCTTATTTGCTTTAGATGAGCCAGGAAATATCTATACTCGATTGGGTAACCCAACGACGGATGTGCTGGAAAAACGAATTGCTGCAATGGAGGGTGGCGTAGGTGCTGTGGCTACAGCCAGCGGTCAGGCGGCAATCAGTTACGCAATTATGAACATTGCGCATGCAGGGGACGAGATTGTGGCGGCAACGAGCCTTTACGGCGGAACGTACAATCTTTTTGCAACCACGCTTCCTAAGTATGGAATCAAAGTGACATTCGTTGACCCATCCCAGCCGGATAACTTCCGTAAGGCTATCACGGAAAATACGAAGGCGATTTTTGCAGAAACGATTGGAAATCCAAAGCTGGATGTGTTAGATATTGAGGGAGTAGCGAACGTAGCTCATGCCGCGGGCATTCCTTTAATTGTAGATAACACTTTTGGGACTCCTTATCTTTGCCGTCCGATCGAATGGGGAGCAGATATCGTCGTCCATTCTGCCACGAAGTGGATTGGAGGACATGGTACGTCAATTGGCGGAATTATTGTTGACGGTGGAAGATTTAACTGGAACAGTCCGAAGTATCCTGGCTTCACGGAGCCGGACTCTAGCTATCAAGGTGTTAGGTACGCGATCGATTTCGGATCCTTAGCGTTTATCACCAAGGTCCGGGTTCAGCTTCTTCGAGATATGGGGGCTTGTCTAAGCCCATTCAATGCATTTATGCTATTGCAAGGTTTAGAAACTCTTCATTTGCGTATGCGCAAGCATTGTGAGAATGCAGTAGAGATCGCGGAATACCTGTCTTCCCATCCTGCTGTGGAGTGGGTGTCCTATCCAGGTCTAGAAGGACATCCTTCCTATTATTTAGTACAGAAGTATCTTCCTCAAGGGGCAGGCGCCGTACTGAATTTTGGAATCAAAGGCGGAAAAGAAGCTGGAGCAAAATTCATTGATTCTGTATCCCTATGGTCTCACTTAGCGAATGTGGGAGACGCGAAGTCTTTAGTGATCCATCCTGCTAGTACGACACACCAACAATTGAGTGACGAACAGCGTAAAGCAACAGGGGTAACGGAGGACTTAATTCGTGCATCGGTTGGAATTGAAGGAGCAGCGGATCTTATCAGCGATCTGAACCAAGCCTTGTTCTCGGCTACGGGGCTTGCAGCAGGGAGCGATTTAGAAGAAGGTGCCGCAAAACAAAATATCATTAACGATGAAAGTGTCATTCGTTGGGTTTGTTTAACTTCAACTGTTCAAGAGGTAAACGAAGACGGTCAGTTCATTGAACGTCCAAAGACAGCAGCTCTTGTGGGCCTATCTAGTAACCCAGCTCGTCCAAGTAACCGAGTTGCCCGCAAGATGCAACGGTTAGGATATAAGATCATTCCAGTTAACCCGAACGAAACCGAAGTATTAGGTGAAAAAGCTTATCCAGATTTAAAGAGTGTACCTGAACAAATTGATATCGTCCAAATCTTCCGTAGTCCAGAACATGCTATCGCGGCAGCACATGAAGCGGCTGAAGTAGGAACGCGCGTATTTTGGCTGCAAGAGGGCGTTGTAAATGAAGAAGCAGCCGCTATTGCAGCGGAAGCGGGCCTAAATGTAGTCCATAATCGATGCACTTACAAGGAAATTCAGCGTTATAAGGGATCTATGAGTACGTTTAAAAGTGAAGGGGTTTGCTTTATATAA
- a CDS encoding ABC transporter permease — protein sequence MIRTLGIRSLAALGLWLVVIGFVLLFDTVVGKPEGSLVYLLAGFWLVLLLSFVALKNKEKNRQTLADLAIVFSVVFFFWEGLTAKWDVLDSFVFPSPATVLSTIGQDKGEITDHIWASTKLLLTGYGLAVVAAISLGLYAGWNPRLHELIKPLASIASPIPPIVYIPYAITLLPSFFLSSVFVIFVGAFWPILINTLNGVVHIEHRLIDSARTLQLSPYTMFRRVLLPGALPGIFAGASIGLVFAFILLTAAELIGATAGLGYYVKYHTDFGDFARVIVGIILIGAYVTILMTLLQRFERYCLRWKQR from the coding sequence ATGATCCGCACACTTGGGATTCGTTCACTAGCGGCTCTTGGGCTTTGGTTGGTTGTCATTGGGTTTGTCTTGCTTTTTGATACAGTTGTGGGCAAGCCAGAAGGTAGTCTTGTTTATTTATTAGCTGGGTTTTGGTTGGTTCTATTACTTTCCTTTGTTGCTTTAAAGAATAAGGAAAAAAATCGTCAAACCTTAGCTGATCTAGCCATTGTTTTTTCCGTAGTATTCTTTTTCTGGGAAGGGTTAACGGCCAAGTGGGATGTCCTTGACTCCTTTGTTTTTCCTTCGCCTGCTACAGTACTGAGTACGATTGGGCAGGATAAAGGAGAAATAACGGACCATATCTGGGCTTCTACTAAACTACTACTAACGGGTTATGGATTAGCCGTTGTGGCAGCCATTAGTTTAGGACTCTATGCAGGGTGGAATCCAAGACTGCATGAGTTGATTAAACCATTGGCAAGCATTGCAAGTCCGATTCCGCCAATCGTTTATATTCCTTATGCTATTACACTATTGCCGTCTTTTTTTCTATCATCCGTTTTTGTGATATTCGTTGGGGCGTTCTGGCCTATTCTAATTAACACGTTAAACGGGGTTGTCCATATCGAACATCGTTTAATTGATTCGGCGAGGACGCTGCAACTGTCCCCGTACACCATGTTCCGCAGAGTGTTGCTACCAGGAGCGTTGCCAGGAATCTTCGCTGGGGCATCCATTGGTCTCGTGTTCGCCTTCATCCTCTTGACGGCTGCTGAATTGATCGGGGCAACTGCAGGATTAGGCTATTATGTGAAGTATCATACGGACTTTGGTGATTTTGCTAGGGTGATTGTAGGTATTATTCTTATCGGGGCTTATGTGACCATTTTAATGACTTTATTACAGCGATTTGAAAGATATTGTCTACGTTGGAAACAAAGATAA
- a CDS encoding ABC transporter ATP-binding protein, giving the protein MSMISIRDVSYAYKQNQEIQWAVRDVNLEIAQGEIVSFIGPSGCGKSTVLNMLAGLLVPTQGNIYCNDHLVQGPSLERGVVFQSYSLFPWMTAEENILLALQQVRRQESPQELKKVAHRLLDTVGLQGADQKYPAQLSGGMQQRVALARLFAVNSPVFLMDEPFGAVDAAVRATLQDCLIQLWSGEEAKKTVILVTHDIDEAILLSDRIVVFSPGPGKVEEVISVDIPRPRKRSQLFMSPRYVELRAHLLSSLHNDSEQEGKVVLA; this is encoded by the coding sequence ATGAGTATGATATCGATTCGTGATGTTTCTTATGCTTACAAGCAGAACCAAGAGATACAATGGGCGGTTCGTGACGTCAACCTAGAGATCGCACAAGGGGAGATTGTGAGTTTTATCGGTCCAAGTGGTTGTGGAAAAAGTACGGTTCTCAATATGCTTGCGGGTCTCTTGGTACCCACACAAGGAAATATCTATTGTAATGACCATCTCGTTCAAGGCCCTAGCCTTGAACGGGGAGTAGTATTCCAAAGTTACTCTTTGTTCCCTTGGATGACAGCTGAGGAAAATATCTTGTTAGCTCTTCAGCAAGTTCGTAGGCAGGAGTCGCCGCAAGAACTAAAAAAAGTCGCACATCGGTTACTTGACACGGTAGGACTGCAGGGGGCGGATCAGAAGTATCCGGCTCAGCTCTCAGGAGGTATGCAGCAGCGTGTCGCTCTAGCTCGTTTGTTTGCGGTCAACTCTCCCGTATTCTTGATGGATGAACCGTTTGGAGCTGTAGATGCCGCGGTAAGAGCAACCTTACAGGATTGTCTCATTCAACTGTGGAGCGGTGAGGAAGCAAAGAAAACAGTGATCCTGGTCACACATGATATTGATGAAGCCATTCTATTATCGGATCGGATTGTTGTGTTTAGCCCTGGTCCAGGGAAAGTGGAGGAAGTGATCTCTGTCGATATCCCTCGTCCACGGAAGCGATCTCAGTTATTCATGTCTCCAAGGTATGTCGAGTTGAGAGCGCATTTGCTTTCCTCATTGCATAACGATTCAGAGCAGGAAGGAAAGGTGGTATTGGCATGA
- a CDS encoding ABC transporter substrate-binding protein yields the protein MRKNWTKRVVTLGTAASLLILAGCNSSTAPVAQQPSAQAEAQPAEASAQTTGETFRIGYLPATIDLLFFVAQEEGYFAEEGLKTELIEFGNSGEGLNAIKAGKLDVGAFGTAAPLSFIDKGASDMTIIGGAGGKGNGIIALPDRASEFQDIQGFVGKKIATVKLANGDAVWRKGLADAGIDWKNDVEIVELDKPASVLQAVKNKSVDAGVVWAPFMEMAEQQGLEVVSYTDEYFEGHPCCRQVALNDNILKRKGDYEAFFRALIRAEKFYHENKEETIDIVTRYVKVDRALIEADAYGGTMLISADPNKKGVEEFWEGMKKIEYVQSQEGIENNINVALYEEALNALLKQSPEDAFLKELEQKFKEDNL from the coding sequence ATGAGAAAGAATTGGACGAAGAGAGTAGTAACGTTGGGGACAGCCGCAAGTTTATTGATTCTAGCAGGATGTAATTCGAGCACGGCTCCTGTAGCACAGCAACCATCCGCACAAGCGGAAGCTCAACCGGCAGAGGCGAGTGCTCAGACAACGGGTGAAACGTTCCGGATCGGTTATCTACCGGCAACGATTGATTTGTTATTCTTCGTAGCACAAGAAGAAGGATATTTTGCTGAAGAGGGTTTGAAAACGGAATTAATCGAATTCGGAAATTCAGGGGAAGGACTTAATGCGATTAAGGCTGGTAAATTAGACGTTGGAGCGTTTGGTACGGCAGCTCCTTTAAGCTTCATCGACAAAGGGGCGTCGGATATGACGATCATTGGAGGCGCTGGTGGAAAAGGGAACGGGATCATCGCCTTACCTGACCGTGCTTCGGAGTTTCAAGATATTCAAGGGTTTGTTGGAAAGAAAATCGCTACCGTAAAGCTGGCCAATGGGGATGCGGTTTGGAGAAAAGGTTTAGCAGATGCAGGAATCGACTGGAAGAACGATGTGGAGATCGTGGAATTAGATAAACCGGCTAGTGTGCTTCAAGCCGTAAAGAATAAAAGTGTAGACGCCGGTGTGGTTTGGGCTCCATTCATGGAAATGGCAGAGCAGCAAGGGCTAGAAGTAGTGTCGTATACAGATGAATATTTTGAAGGGCATCCATGCTGCCGTCAAGTGGCGCTTAACGACAACATTCTAAAGCGTAAAGGTGATTATGAAGCGTTTTTCCGTGCTTTAATTCGTGCAGAGAAGTTCTATCATGAAAATAAAGAAGAAACCATCGATATCGTTACTCGCTATGTCAAGGTAGACCGTGCGCTCATTGAAGCGGATGCCTATGGCGGAACCATGTTAATCTCTGCTGATCCTAATAAAAAGGGTGTAGAAGAATTCTGGGAAGGGATGAAGAAAATTGAGTACGTTCAATCCCAAGAGGGCATTGAAAACAATATCAACGTAGCACTATACGAAGAAGCTCTCAATGCCTTACTTAAGCAGTCCCCAGAAGATGCGTTTCTAAAGGAACTTGAACAAAAATTTAAGGAAGATAATTTGTAG
- a CDS encoding TlpA disulfide reductase family protein translates to MKPLVLIICLLLGGCSTAVSGSEAQLAPIFQLGSVEGEEISLENYKGKPVILNFWTTWCPPCKEEMPVLQRIHDQYKDQLSIVGVNLTYQDDRKEVRKFLEDHQITYDIGLDKLGEITKLYQVQALPTLFLIDGKGQIVRQYTGALSEQQLLEEIQALLK, encoded by the coding sequence ATGAAACCGTTGGTATTGATAATCTGCCTCTTACTTGGTGGCTGCAGTACGGCTGTCTCAGGTTCGGAGGCTCAACTAGCTCCGATTTTCCAACTCGGTTCCGTTGAAGGAGAAGAAATTTCTCTAGAAAACTATAAAGGAAAACCGGTAATTTTAAACTTCTGGACGACATGGTGTCCACCGTGCAAAGAGGAGATGCCGGTTTTACAAAGGATTCATGACCAATATAAGGATCAGCTTTCGATTGTTGGGGTAAATCTAACCTACCAAGATGACCGTAAAGAGGTTCGGAAGTTTCTCGAAGATCATCAGATTACCTATGACATTGGATTAGATAAGTTAGGAGAAATAACGAAGCTGTATCAAGTTCAAGCTTTGCCCACCCTTTTCCTGATTGATGGGAAGGGACAGATTGTCCGGCAATATACGGGAGCGCTAAGTGAGCAGCAATTGCTCGAAGAAATACAAGCATTATTAAAATAA
- a CDS encoding 3-oxoacid CoA-transferase subunit B has protein sequence MSADIRSTIARRVAQELSDGDLVNLGIGLPTLVANYIPNNIEVLLQSENGMIGMGASPEPGEEDEDLFNAGGKPVTVRQGGVFFDTSLSFSIIRGGHVDVTVLGALQVDQHGNLASWCIPGVFTPGIGGSMDLVVGSKRVIIAMEHTTKDGKSKILEQCTLPLTAQGKVSLIVTELAVFQVDREGLVLVELQPGSTIEEVTQKTAAPFRVAVQHLEVSR, from the coding sequence ATGTCGGCTGATATTCGTTCTACGATTGCTCGAAGAGTGGCACAGGAATTAAGCGATGGGGACTTGGTGAACTTAGGCATCGGACTTCCTACTCTGGTAGCGAATTACATACCTAATAATATTGAAGTGCTTCTTCAATCTGAGAATGGCATGATTGGCATGGGGGCATCACCTGAGCCAGGAGAGGAAGATGAAGACTTATTCAATGCAGGGGGGAAACCCGTAACCGTACGGCAAGGTGGAGTATTCTTTGATACCTCGCTCTCCTTCTCTATTATTCGTGGGGGACATGTTGATGTCACGGTATTAGGTGCTCTGCAGGTGGATCAACACGGGAACCTAGCATCCTGGTGTATCCCAGGTGTGTTTACCCCAGGAATTGGTGGGTCAATGGATTTAGTCGTTGGTTCGAAGAGGGTAATTATAGCGATGGAGCATACGACGAAAGACGGGAAGTCTAAAATTCTGGAACAATGCACATTGCCTCTAACGGCACAAGGAAAGGTTAGTCTCATTGTAACGGAACTTGCTGTTTTTCAAGTTGACAGGGAAGGTTTGGTACTCGTTGAGTTACAGCCAGGATCAACGATCGAGGAAGTGACACAAAAAACGGCAGCTCCGTTTCGAGTCGCTGTGCAACATTTGGAAGTGAGTCGATGA
- a CDS encoding CoA transferase subunit A encodes MKRIVSAQEAVSHIHDGATVMIAGFLNAPETLIDALVDSKVKDLTIISNDTCYENQGIGKLIAKRQVKKVITCHIGTNPETQRQMLAGELEVQIVPMGTLVEQVRAGGSGLGGFLTPTGVGTIAAEGKQVIEVNGKTYLLELPLRADVALIQASIADRSGNLFHRKTTRNWSPTMAMAADLVIAQTNEIVDLGDLEPDIVHTPGIFIDYLVQKERSEAHVG; translated from the coding sequence GTGAAACGTATAGTAAGTGCACAAGAGGCAGTGTCTCATATTCATGATGGGGCAACAGTGATGATCGCAGGATTTTTGAATGCTCCAGAAACTTTGATTGATGCTTTGGTGGACTCGAAGGTGAAGGATCTAACGATTATTAGCAATGACACTTGTTACGAGAATCAAGGGATTGGAAAATTAATTGCCAAGCGTCAGGTGAAGAAGGTGATCACCTGTCATATCGGGACGAATCCAGAAACTCAAAGGCAGATGTTGGCTGGGGAATTAGAGGTTCAGATTGTTCCGATGGGAACTTTGGTAGAACAAGTACGAGCGGGTGGAAGTGGGCTAGGCGGTTTTCTTACCCCAACTGGGGTGGGGACGATAGCAGCAGAGGGGAAGCAAGTGATTGAGGTCAACGGTAAAACGTACTTGTTAGAACTTCCGCTTCGAGCCGATGTGGCTCTTATCCAAGCGAGTATTGCAGACCGTTCTGGTAATCTATTTCACCGCAAGACGACGCGCAATTGGAGTCCTACGATGGCAATGGCTGCTGATCTGGTTATTGCACAGACGAATGAAATTGTAGATCTAGGTGACCTTGAGCCAGATATTGTCCATACACCCGGAATTTTCATTGATTACTTAGTTCAGAAAGAAAGGAGTGAAGCGCATGTCGGCTGA
- a CDS encoding enoyl-CoA hydratase — translation MEFLSYRTADRIGYITLRNDKQRNALSLPLIHEMEALLQQIEREQAVNVLVIEAEGKVFSSGHNLREVEGQSTQDVLHLFNECQRLMLKIRNIPQVTIAKVHGIATAAGCQLVAACDLAVSAEQAQFAAPGVHIGFFCSTPAVFISRNVGRKKAAEMLFTGDFISAQDALESGLVNKVVPQEELDKAVDELAASVARHSLHTLAIGKRGFYQQLQMDDFQALSYASEIMATNSQHPDAVEGINAFLSKRKPNWSDRA, via the coding sequence ATGGAATTTTTATCTTATCGTACAGCGGACAGAATAGGCTACATTACCCTACGAAATGACAAGCAACGCAATGCCCTATCCTTGCCGTTAATCCATGAAATGGAAGCACTGCTTCAGCAAATTGAAAGAGAACAAGCCGTTAATGTCTTGGTTATAGAGGCAGAAGGCAAAGTATTCAGTTCTGGCCATAACCTCCGTGAAGTAGAAGGCCAATCTACTCAAGACGTTCTCCACCTGTTTAATGAGTGCCAACGCTTAATGTTAAAGATTCGAAACATTCCACAAGTTACCATTGCTAAAGTTCATGGGATTGCTACCGCTGCTGGTTGTCAATTGGTTGCTGCTTGTGATTTAGCTGTTTCCGCAGAACAAGCTCAGTTTGCCGCACCTGGCGTACATATAGGCTTTTTCTGCAGCACTCCTGCTGTCTTCATCAGTAGAAACGTAGGAAGAAAGAAAGCAGCGGAAATGCTCTTTACGGGTGACTTTATCTCTGCCCAAGACGCCTTAGAATCTGGTTTGGTGAACAAGGTTGTACCGCAAGAAGAATTGGACAAGGCTGTAGACGAGCTTGCTGCATCGGTTGCTAGACATAGCTTACATACCCTTGCCATTGGTAAGCGAGGATTCTATCAGCAGCTCCAAATGGATGATTTCCAAGCTCTAAGTTACGCATCAGAAATTATGGCAACCAACAGCCAACATCCAGATGCCGTAGAAGGAATTAATGCGTTTCTATCTAAACGTAAACCAAATTGGAGCGACAGAGCATAA
- a CDS encoding DUF1450 domain-containing protein: MEIIIKYCSGNEMAPVLANGLEVNASSSEIKVMQQGCLNYCGDCLVNPYVFLNGEMIMDDSVESLLQTIKERIEGKETVPSTT; encoded by the coding sequence GTGGAGATTATAATTAAATACTGTAGCGGGAATGAGATGGCTCCTGTATTAGCAAATGGCCTTGAGGTAAATGCTAGTAGTTCTGAGATAAAGGTTATGCAACAAGGTTGCTTAAATTATTGTGGCGATTGTTTAGTAAATCCATATGTTTTCTTAAATGGTGAAATGATAATGGATGATAGTGTAGAGTCTTTACTACAGACGATTAAGGAACGGATTGAAGGCAAAGAAACCGTCCCATCAACTACCTAG